The window AgttgagtgcttggttgtaagcatttcagtagtagagaaatctaggtgctgggttgtagcacttagtaggagttgagtagacgaatagaggaaggtactcttgcatattcaactgccttgtaattggtttgtgctctaccgttaaagagctcagtattggattcaaaaagcccggaggactctggggactggatgtaggcagagaggccgaaccaggataagtgatactgagtaatctctaaattctctcttataactgcatttgttgtttgctttatttactcagcatataaattgccaaagctgatcctgagtaagtaagtggtgctgagttagaagctgacctccaagagtgtcaattcctatcTCTCAAGGGGTCAACtctggtcaacatctgactaaagctgtcctgtgatatatctcaccaagctgaccaaaggctgagttaataaactctcaaaataacttctggtcagctcaaTTAAAACACggaaaaaattaaattagttcctaacccccccccttggaactaattaccagggaccaacagtccataccttaaagacagttgaagctaaTCCCTTGGATTGGATTGTACCTCCAAAAGGCCATAGAATTGACCTAGACCAAACTCATGCTGAGCCGGTCaaggatgctgagcaagaaactCCTGCTGAGGAAGAAGTCAATACCGAGAAAGAACAACCtactgatgttgagcaacatcaggatGATACTCAGCTTAACATTGAGGAAGAAGATCATGTTGAGCTTCATGATGCTGAGCAAGTTGAGAACACTAATGCTGACCATGGGGAGCACTCATCTTCAGATTCCAATGAAGGTATTCAAGCTAAcccttcatccccaaaagctcCGAGATGACGGAGACTCAAGAAGAAGGCACAAAAGCAcattgatcttctggatgattcccctcctcaagatattgatgctgaaatctccaaaattcagttcaaatatttctcccatgatgctgagcctgagtctcctccaacggatcttgtgcaaaaacaagcctctgttactcaggatgaggaacaagccaaaacctttgaaaatccaaatccaactgctcaagatggaacaaatcctgcttcaacttcacccaatcaagttgagcaggtcaacatgactaaccaaactccacctccaacacaacatgttgatAAATCAGCTCCTGAAGCCAATCTGCATCAAAGTCCTGTCACCAATCAAGatgatcaatctggcaaacagccaacttcaccaccatcaagctcaattccagcctctgagacaaatgctgctcaattcacatacttgaatgctactgagtcaggacgacgaatcattgcctctgctcagtccttgcttcaagatttgaaccctcctcaagctgatgctactcggtcttctcatgctgagtcctcccaactgtctggtatcactcagcttcttaatgaactaagaggactcaaggatcttgtaAGTGTTAAGACCaccgttcaaactcagcaacccaggcaagaccaaataataaagctgactgaattggtactcacaatggtgaaccatctgaactcgcttgaaggcaaaatccaacaactGTCGGAAGTTAATCCAGAGTATgcaacttccactgagcttcaaggctattttgctaagttaactgcagaactgaccaaatcaagcgcaACTGGAAACCctgagtatgctacctctgctgagttacaagactgctttgccaagctaactgctgaactgaccagtacgcgtgaaTTAGTATCTTCTACCTCTCAGTGCAccattgaccaactgagtgaagcggtAAGTCTATTTAACGTCAACAAggctcagatggatgttgacccagtCTCCCATGGTCAAATCTTGAGtttttcccaagcaattatgaaggcaatgcgcatcaacaatgcttaGCGCATATTTTATGACTCTGTCCTGCtgaagatgtaccaccaatcttttgctcagataaccagctcgctcacctggcttagcaaatcacatgaatgcctactcagcatgattagcagctcTCTCCGGATTCCTCGCGATGTCCAAGATGATAGTATACCtgtaattgatggcttgcgtGAAAGCACAAAGAGGCTTCAGCGTTACTCAAGTGTCCTCTCCACTCATGCTCGCAACgataccttcctttataaacccgatgatggcaaaatgggggagaaaagccaagaaggaactcagcttgcaggtaatgcctcaggaagtaaagataACGACAAAGGAGTATATCGAGCTGACCATTAAGCTCAGGTCAatatgaaggaaaagaagaagaactagatatagcttagtcaatgtttagaacttagcatatAATCTTTCCTCATATGTTTTTGCTTAATCTATGACAAGTACCATTTTTCCAACCTggctgataaaattgaacaaacaaattatgaagtaaaacatactcagtatacattaacactaaaatacttatgtaataaactgagtaacaacatacttctaatatttttgaaaactgacttaaagccaattagctcagatcttgaaaaatctaacattaaactaagtcagtatacacaaatgtcttaaggttaattcaattaaatcttggaaggtttagaattaagttaagacaatatgtgcaacccttacgggggagttatttcaaaaataaatcaatcatggggtaacttataactgagttccataattatgtattttgccaacatcaaaatgggggagtttgttgaaacacctttccacaagattttgatttgacaaaatcatccatgattaagaggcaattaaatttaaatgctttgatttaattgtacttatgtgtttgttcaatattgagtgcaaaaatatatatataaagttagacaggataaaagtcagcataagccaagctgaatggaacggaactcagcatgaaagaatagaagctgagtgaagtagaactcaatatcagaagtctccttcaaagttgccagaacgaagctgactaaattagaagactccttaagaattgtataaacagaacggagctgactaagaaagaactcagcatggaagttgaacattcgaagataacgaatgaagttgagtgacagtcaggatagcatgaaggatatgttcactaaaggacaaagtctgccaatcttctgcaccaataattgaagcctcgaaaatacacagatgactaattccaagaaacatgggtcaatggattattggtaaaagacaactgcacaaaaagacaagtctgacgcaagaagacaaagcctgacgcctgaagaaaacagaggaagggaatggcctgtacagtctgaagctggccagaagatgttccctaaaagagccgttttggtgttaacggctaaaacaattcaaatgatccatctgcagatttccatctataaaaggacaatcaagaaccttggatcattactgaattacaaagaagaaaaatccaagagagaaatcttaaaagcactcaaatacaaagatcttacaccaaatcttctattctttgtgtaaatgctagagtgattctgtgtaatcttctaaagtgttctttactgaaaagagaacgagtgtttatcaattataatattgagagtgtatgctgagtgcttggttgtaagcattcagtggtagaaaaatctaagtgctgggttgtagtacttagtaggagctgagtagacgaatagaggacgtactcttgcatactcactgccttgtaaagggtttgtgctctaccttgaaagagctcagtattggattgaaaatcccaggaggaactggggactggacgtaggcacagaggccgaaccaggataagtcgtgctgagtaacttctaaactctttctctcaatatatatatatatatatatatatatatatatatatatatatatatatatatgcatgtgttgcttgtgatatttactcagcatataaattgttaaaactgaaactgagtaaatctgagtgctgagttggaagctgacctctcaagagtcaattcccaactctcaagtcaagcagtcttagtcagcatagaactaaaactgtctgactaatcaatcggacGTGCTAACCAACAcgttgagttaacaaactcttaaaataacattaagtcagcataattaaaagcgaaaaagttacattagttcctatccccccccttggaactaattactatgGACCAACAATTTACTCGGTCGTACAGTCCTGTTTTGAGGACCTTTTCTATTCTGCTCAGGTATCTTCCTATGACCTTGTTAACTGTGTTCCGAATCTGGTCACAtctgagatgaatgagaatttGATTGCACCGTTTTCGTTAGAGGAATTCAGATCTGCTGTATTCCAGATGCATCCAAACAAATCGCCGGGACCTGACGAACTAAACCCGGGATTTTTTCAACATTTCTGGCGATATATTGGAGAGGAGGTGTTCGAGGCGTGTGTAGGGTGGATAACCAGAAAGGAATTTCCGACAAATTTGAATGATACAATCATTGTTCTTATTCCAAAATGCGAGAAACCTACCCGTATGACTGAGCTTTGACCAATAGCCCTGTgcaatgttctttacaaaattATTGCAAAGGTCTTAGCCAATCGCCTAAAGGTCTGTCTCCCAAATTTGATCTCTGATAGTCAATCTGCGTTTTTGCCTGGGCGATCTTTGATTGATAATGTGCTCATTGCTTTTGAATCATTGCATTATatgaaaaggaaaaatagagGTCAGAAGGGTCATGTCGCCCTGAAGATTGATATTagtaaagcctatgatagggtaGACTGGGGATTCATAAAAGTTGTGATGGGTAGGATGGGATTCGGTGATTGTTGGATTGACTGGATTATGCTCTTTGTATCTACCATTTCTTACTCAGTGGCTGTGAATGGCTCGCTTGTGGGTCCGTTTCAACCTAGTAGGGGATTGAGACAAGGTGATCCTCTTTCACCTTACCTCTTCATTTTGTGTGTAGAGGTCCTTTCACAGTTGATTCAGAAAGCGGAAGGCGAGGGTAAACTCACACATTGCAGAATATGTAGAGGAGCACCTAGCGTTACTCAtctactctttgctgatgacagtTTTCTATTCTTTGATGCAACTATGGAGGAGTGCCAAGTGGTGGGAAAAACTAAACAAATCAGGTATTTTTTTTCAGCTCTAACGTCAAAACTGATGCTCGGGTTATAATTTGCAATCTTCTTAATGTTGATAAGGCTCTGGATACGGGTAAATATTTGGGATTACCTTCTTTGGTTGGAAAATCCAAATGTGCAATTTTTGAGTTCTTAAAATCGCGATTAAGGCAAAGATTCAGTAGGTGGACTGTACGGTTTTTATCAAATGCAGGGAAGGAAACTCTACTTAGATCAGTTGCACAAGCTCTACCAACCTTTTGCATGAGTGTCTTTATCTTACCTCGTTCGGTTACTGATGAGCTCCAAAAAAtgatgaactcgttttggtggGGTACGAAGGAAAATGGAGCCAAAAATATTCATTGGTTCAGCTGGAAACGTTTGTGTAGTAAGAAGCAGAATGGGGGTCTAGGATTTAAAGATCTCCAAAAATTCAATATTTCGTTATTAGGCAAACAAGGATGGAAGTTTATCAATAAACCTCAGGCGCTTGTCAGTCGGATTTTCAAAGCGAAATACTTCCCAAGGGATACGTTTCTGACTTCCAAGTTGGGTTCAAACTCGAGTTACGTGTGGAGGAGCATCTAGGGTTCTATAGATATGCTGAAAAGAGGCTTGAGATGGAAAATTGGATCCGGAGAGATGATAAAGGTATGGTGATCCTTGGCTGATTAGAGATGCGATGTTTGAGGCGATGTCGGTTAGTCCTGCGGGCTTGGGGGAGTTAAAGGTGGTGGACTTGATGGTTCAGGGGAGGAGGATATGGGATAGGGGAAGAATTCATAATATATTCAGTAGAGAGGAAGCAGTTTTGATCTGTAACATGGTGATCCCATTATAGCCGAGTGATGATCGCCTTATCTGGCACTATAAAAAAGACGGCCAGTATTCTTCAAAGTCGGGTTATCATATTCAACAGGAACTTGTGCAACATCAGAGTCCGGGCTGGATGAAAGTGTGGGAGCTATCAGTACCTCCTAAGCTGAAAACTTTCCTGTGGAAATTGGGAAATAACTATCTACCTACTCGTTACAGGCTACTGGATCGGCACGTTGAGGTTCCGCTAAACTGTTTAATGTGTGACCACGAAGTAGAGCACGGTTGGCACCTTTTTGTTGAATGCCCCTTTGCAACCGAATGGTGGAGAGCGGCGGGTTTATCTGTTCCTACCGGTAATTGGGAAAGAGTGGATCAATGGCTCCTTGATGATATCTGCGTGACAAACATTGGGGAGGCGATTAAAAAGATCGTTTTGGTCCTTTGGATTATTTGGGGACAGAGAAATCAAATGCTATGGGAAGAAATCATTTACCATCGAATACTGTTGTTACTGGAGGGCTGCGGTTTTTTGCAGattggaaggaaacgagtgcagCTAAACCGAAAACACTTTTCATTGTTAAAATTTAAAGAAACCCGGTTTTCATTTGTAAGATTTAATGAACCGGTATCATTCGGGACCAGTCTAGAGAGCCAAATTCAATTTGTTTTCGTTCCGGTAGGATCTACTATTCTTCTCACATACAGGTCCACTTTCCAAGTCTTGGTCTCCTCCTTCCTTGTCCAATCCGCTGGAAAATGAATTTATATATTCATAATGAAAAATGATATCCATTCATATCCATCCATAGCTTCATCAACTTCAATATGGATACCCAGTTTTTCTTAATTCTAATTTTATCTCTTTTTGTTTCCTATTCTGCATCTGATTCTGCAATGCAAGGAGGCTCACATCTCTCTGTGGAAAATCCAGCAGACATCCTCACTTCACCTACTGGACTTTTCTCCGCCGGCTTTTACCCTGTCGGAGATAATGCTTATTCCTTTAGTATATGGTTCAGCAGACCATCTTGCAATAACAACTGTACTCTTGTTTGGATGGCAAACCGCGATTTTCCAGTCAACGGAAAACGCTCCAAACTCATACTACTAGTCACCGGGAATATTATTTTAACAGATGCTGGCAAATCGACAGCGTGGACCACCAACACCGTTTCACACTCTCCGGCAGAGCTACGCCTTCATGATAACGGTAATCTTGTTCTGATTAACACAGAGAGTGTTGTTGTTTGGCAAAGCTTTGATTTTCCGACAGATACTCTTCTTCCGTCGCAACTTTTCACCAGATATTTGCAACTGGTCTCATCAAGAAGCAGCAGTAACTTTTCTTCAGGTTTTTACAAGCTGTTTTTCGACGACGACAATCTTATTCGTCTTCTTTATGATGGTCCGGATGTTTCAAGCCTTTATTGGCCAGACCCTTGGCTTCAACCCTGTCAAGGTGGGAGGTTTCCCTACAACAGCTCTAGGATTGCCTTATTTGATTCCTTGGGTAGTTTTAATTCATCGGATCATTTGAATTTTCTATCTACGGATTATGGAGAAACGCTCCAGAGAAGACTAACACTTGATTCTGATGGTAATCTTCGATTGTATAGCCGGGAAATGAAGAATCGAGCGGCAGCTTGGGTTGTTTCGTGGCAAGCCAAATCGAGGTTGTGTCAAATTCATGGAATTTGTGGTGGCAACAGTATTTGCAGCTTTGATCCAGTTTCTGCCGGTAATAAATGTAGTTGTCTTCCAGGATATAGGCAAAAGAAAACTGGTGATTGGTCTTATGGTTGTGAACCTGAATTGGATATCTTGTGTGACGAAGATCATACAGATGTGacctttattaaattaaaagacGTTGAATTTTATGGGAATGATGAAATTTATGGGAATGATGACGGATTCTATCCAAATGTAACTTTAGAAAGGTGTCAGAAAATATGCTTGGAAAGCTGCAGTTGCAAGGCTTTTCAGTACAGGTACCTTGGTGTTAATCCAATTCCTTATTGCTATCCTAAGATGCTACTGATAAATGGAAATTATGATCCGAGTTTCGGCGCAGACTCGTACCTGAAAGTTTTCAAGACCATTAAGAAGATAGTTTCAGGAATTGGGGATAATTGCTCTGCTGAAACATTTGTGCCTCTTAACAGATCTTACCAAAAAAGCAGTAAAAGTGGCACTTCACGAGCCATACTTTGGTTAGTTATTGCATTAGGTGGACTTGAGATTATTGCTATCCTTGTGGTCTATTCTTTTCTGTTCAAACCTCACAAGGACTCCAATGAAGCAACTCGAAGCTATAGTCTTGCAGCAAATAAGTTCAGAAGATTCAGTTATTCGGAGCTTAAAAAGGCGACGAAAAACTTCAAGGAGGAAATCGGAAGAGGAGCAGGGGGGACTGTATACAAGGGAACCCTGGCGGATGAGCGAGTTGTAGCAATCAAACAACTTAACATAGCAAACCAAGGAGAAGCGGAATTCTTAGCAGAAGTAAGCACAATTGGGAAACTTAATCACATGAATTTGATAGAGATGTATGGATACTGCGCAGAAGGGAAGCACAGGCTTCTGGTATACGAGTACATGGAGCATGGTTCGCTGATGGAAAATCTGTCTTCGAAAACACTTGATTGGAAGAAGAAATTTGAAATTGCAGTCGGGACAGCAAGAGGACTTGCTTATCTACATGAAGAATGCTTGGAGTGGATTCTACATTGTGATGTAAAGCCTCAAAACATACTATTGGATTCCAAGTACCAGCCAAAAGTATCAGATTTCGGGTTATCCAAGCTACTCAGCAGATATGATCTCAACAATAACTCAACCTTTTCTAGGATAAGGGGAACCAGAGGCTACATGGCTCCTGAATGGGTTTCTAATTCGCCGATTACGTCAAAAGTGGATGTTTACAGTTACGGAATTGTTGTGCTGGAGATGGTGACCGGAAAGGGTGCAGCCACGGGAAGTAAGGATGAGAGTGGTGGGAACACTACAGAGCAGAAAAGTTTGGTGGAAATGGTAAGGGAGAAGAAAAAGGGAGGGGGAAAAGGGAAGGGAATATCATGGATGGGAGAAATGATAGATCCGATGTTGGAAGGAGAATATGAGGAAGCTGAGATGGAAATTCTGATAAAATTGGCTCTCCAATGTGTGGAGGAAGACAAAGATTCAAGACCTACCATGAGCAACATTCTGGAGATGCTCCTCCGAGTTCATCAGAATGATCATTAGACCAATTCAATTTCAAATTATCTTCTGGTAGCGAAGAGATCGAGAGTCACAAAATCTATGGTTGGCAATTTGTTTTGGGTTGCTAGGAAAAATTGACAAATGATTGACGATAATTTCTTGTTAATTTTTATTAGTCTACCAAATTTAAAGTGTTCATTGCATTTGGGTTTAAAGTGTTGTTAAACCTAAAAATTAATAATCTGCAAATAACAATGTATATTACTATACCTTCGTTCTGAATTACATATAGCATAAAGAAGAGACAATTTCTTTTATATAGGtcaatttcactcaatttagtCGTAATTCATCTTTCCAAAAGTAGGGAGAACATGGAGAATGATGAGCCAAAAATTGAGTAGCATTATATTATGGAACAGAGAATATATATTTTCGGGTAAGTTCTAAACATCGCATACAAACTCAATTATACCCCTAGAAAACAAATATATTTCCTCATTTAACCTCCAAATCCATAGAGAGTTCTTCCTTGCCTCTTCAAGGCATAAACCACATCCATGGCAATCACTGTCTTCCTCCTGGCGTGCTCGGTATAGGTCACAGCATCACGAATGACATTCTCCAAAAAGATCTTGAGGACTCCACGAGTTTCCTCATAGATCAAGCCGCTGATTCTCTTGACTCCGCCTCTACGAGCAAGACGCCGAATAGCAGGCTTTGTAATTCCCTGGATATTATCCCGGAGAACCTTCCTGTGACGCTTTGCTCCTCCCTTGCCCAGCCCCTTTCCTCCCTTTCCACGGCCTGACATCTCCTTATCGGTTCGATTCTGAGAAAATTATAGAATGAAAGATGAGAGATTGTGTAAGTGAGTGTTAGGTTTGGGTTATTAATAGACGGTTTGATGAGGGTGTCGATCTTTGTGATACGGAAATGAGCTTTTCTGCATCGTCAGATTTATTGTCAATGGACGGTCTTAGATTGAAGAGGATTTAGTCTGTAGGATCGGTGACGTGGATAGAGTTTGAATTTTGGAACAAGAAACACGCGCGGGTTACTCAAAATTTTCATACGAATTCAACTACcgcttaaatttttattatgaaaAATATTGGATATTAGTCCTTAGATTTTCGAATTGTCATGGTAGGAATATGAAATCCCcaattgttgaaggtgaaaatcTTAACAACCTTCTTAAagaagtttaatatttgattgataaaaagttaaagcattacaaagagaaagagatgaatttatatcatctcaaaaactctaattgccaaattacataaagggcaaattacatagttaattaaaacataaaaataaggggtaaatgggtgaaatataaaggggtggcatggatgaTAAATAGGGAGTGACATGGTTGTAataagggagtggcaaaggtgtaaatagggagtggtaggattgtaaataaggaggaagctggagtaaggagcaagttccttaagctgaaggcacgcggggcgtggctaattctacgcggggcgtgccttggctgttgagctcctctctggatcagtactcactctacgtggggcgtgcccaattctacgcggagcgtaggcTTTTAAACTGAAGGCATGTGGGGCGTGCCTAATTCTACGTGGGGCGTGCATTGGCTGCTGAACTCTTCTCTCGATCATTTCTTCTTATACGCGCAAGGGGGAATCTAGCATGGGGGCAGTTGCCCCCACTgacatttatattttttttaaaatccaggtattaattttgaagttttagagaTTTGCCCCCCTTCATCAATGGAGGTTTAAGGTTCACTGGTTttataattgaggatgaagaatggttttaaatttaatattttatttttctttttttaattatgttttaaagcaaaacaacgtcattttatttaatcaaaacaacgtcgttttatttaattaaaactatgtcgttttatttacaacaaaaataaaataaaaataaaaagtaaatatttaaatgtaaaactaaataggtcTTAAAACAAACTATCGGTATGTCTTACTCTCTTTAATCTCTTTAggtcttcttcctcaattcctctttcttcttaagcctaaattgaaatcTTTAATCCTAAgtaagattaaatcaaaatccGCAGCCAATCCCTTCGTAATTGAATCGTTGGTCCAGCACTCCATCTTCGATCTTTGCCTCTCtgttttggtattttttttttgctcctacttgaattttgatttgatatttctgctactattttacttgaacttgagctttgatctctggtttttataattattattttttggataaaaaatattttagtcGTATTATTTGCCCCCATGGGGGAGAAATCCTGGAATCGCCCCTgtatacgcggagcgtgcctgatCCAAGCCCCGCGTGGATGACCTCATGTACTTTGCTCTGGATCAAACCCtcaagtacgcggagcgtgccccacTTATTGTGTGGCACAGTTTTGGCCTCCCTACTCGCTTATTGCTTGTGCTtgattcttcctccgactttccttgtccggacccgatcctagggaaagatgccccgcatcatacactctctcttaaaaagaacttgaccccaagttgcttgccacaTATTGATGAGACGTATTCGTTGTGAATGAACCCAAAccctcaaatcgaaccaaagtgttgttcgagatgaattcaagaagtcCACCCCATATATTGTCGAACTCATCTTCTCCTCACGAGCTTTTCCCCATATCTCCACAAGTGCCTCACCCCGGACTTCATCTTCTGTGGTACTCATCTCCCAATCTCCGCCAATATCGAATCCTCTTccaacatcgaatggtatgtcttggcgaagcttgtcaaaccacttcccaataAATGCTTGGGTGGTCTTCCAACACCCCTCATTTGGCTGCACGGACCACCCATGGATCCTtttgatctccccatcacgaacttgaggaatcaacacaaTCTTCTTCCGCTCTTGGCCTACCTCGAATTGAATGTCCCGACGACACGTATCAACCCAACTAGGATCAATCCCATAAGcactcttcaaaaccccaacatggcCTTGAGTCGAATGTACCCGGACCTCAATATTcctcacgccatcaacccggatgctaggctcaaTCTCCACTCGCTAATAGCCAACTTCACATGCCATGTCCCGGtgccatatatcaacccaaattggagtgataccttgagtactcttcacaacccaaacatgatTTTGACTTGAATATGCCCGGACTTTGCTATTACTCACTCCACTAACCCGGCTACAATGCTCAATCTCTCCTTGCCtatggcccacatcaaacggaatatcccgGCGACACTCGTCAACCCACATCATAGTGAACCCAAGTACACATATAGTAGCTCCATCCTCACATTGGGTTAACAATCCCAgaacttcaagacttgccacCTTACTAACTTGGCCCTCAATCCCCAAGTCTTGAATTTCTTCTACCTTCTCAACATCCCTCGGGCGGCTATccccattcatcaaagacttcataaaccCCACTCTCTTCATCACAAGATCGCTTCTCATTGACTACTCATAGGGTTGATGCTTCTTCAACAAGCACCACATATACCCCCACACATATATAGCAAATAAGCGCAAAATAATGAGTTCCGAGTTTACCAAGCCTTGACTTCCTTCCATCTTCTCTATATTCCCCGGGAAGCCATTCCCTCTCAACAAAAAATCACCAAATCCCACAACAAGATCAGCCCTCATGGTCCCATCATAGGAAAttttctccctcaacataaagtTCACATCCCTCACAACAAGCTTGCCTCTCATAGGCTTATCATAGGGAAGGTTATCACTTAACATAGAGTCCACATTCCTCACAACAAGATCATCTCTtatgggctcatcatagggactgttctccctcaacatgaaGCTCACACTCCTCACAACAAGATCACCactcatgggctcatcataggaaaGATCCTCCCTCAACATAAAACTCTCATTCCTCATGACAAGATCACCCCTCATGGGCTCCTCATATGAAAGGTTCTGCCTCAGCATACACAACCAAGCTTCCGACACATACTTtaacaaagcacaaaagaataagttcagattttacccaatgagtgactcgattcttttgcatgtggcacgtgctaggcatctcggtgctatcaataggcttcaTGGAGcaaccttcctcctcctctctagAGCTCAACTCACCATATGTAGAGCTAGGTGCACTCTCTCTCGAATCCCATGCTATGTCTCGTGGTAGCTTACTCAAAAGTGGAAGCCCTTTAGGAAACCCCTTAGGTGGCTCGTTGAAAGACATGTGCTTGTCACCTTCGGACATCGGCTCAACTTCCTCACTTCCAACTTTACTACCCCCCTTCTCAACCTCGTTCTCCtttttggatttgacttcactaggagagtggctagatagctcatccatggaacccaagtcaagatgattcaatgtctcaaccgttccaccaatgcacccattcacactcaactcccgagttggacaatcttccaaaGTGGCCTCCGttttcttactaggagaactcttcaaaggtgtaaggacatatcggattttgcctttgcgtatggtgtaggtgttgcttcttcccgcatgtgaggcatcaca of the Euphorbia lathyris chromosome 7, ddEupLath1.1, whole genome shotgun sequence genome contains:
- the LOC136201486 gene encoding histone H4-like isoform X2 is translated as MSGRGKGGKGLGKGGPAIRRLARRGGVKRISGLIYEETRGVLKIFLENVIRDAVTYTEHARRKTVIAMDVVYALKRQGRTLYGFGG
- the LOC136201486 gene encoding histone H4-like isoform X1 produces the protein MSGRGKGGKGLGKGGAKRHRKVLRDNIQGITKPAIRRLARRGGVKRISGLIYEETRGVLKIFLENVIRDAVTYTEHARRKTVIAMDVVYALKRQGRTLYGFGG
- the LOC136234942 gene encoding putative receptor protein kinase ZmPK1 is translated as MDTQFFLILILSLFVSYSASDSAMQGGSHLSVENPADILTSPTGLFSAGFYPVGDNAYSFSIWFSRPSCNNNCTLVWMANRDFPVNGKRSKLILLVTGNIILTDAGKSTAWTTNTVSHSPAELRLHDNGNLVLINTESVVVWQSFDFPTDTLLPSQLFTRYLQLVSSRSSSNFSSGFYKLFFDDDNLIRLLYDGPDVSSLYWPDPWLQPCQGGRFPYNSSRIALFDSLGSFNSSDHLNFLSTDYGETLQRRLTLDSDGNLRLYSREMKNRAAAWVVSWQAKSRLCQIHGICGGNSICSFDPVSAGNKCSCLPGYRQKKTGDWSYGCEPELDILCDEDHTDVTFIKLKDVEFYGNDEIYGNDDGFYPNVTLERCQKICLESCSCKAFQYRYLGVNPIPYCYPKMLLINGNYDPSFGADSYLKVFKTIKKIVSGIGDNCSAETFVPLNRSYQKSSKSGTSRAILWLVIALGGLEIIAILVVYSFLFKPHKDSNEATRSYSLAANKFRRFSYSELKKATKNFKEEIGRGAGGTVYKGTLADERVVAIKQLNIANQGEAEFLAEVSTIGKLNHMNLIEMYGYCAEGKHRLLVYEYMEHGSLMENLSSKTLDWKKKFEIAVGTARGLAYLHEECLEWILHCDVKPQNILLDSKYQPKVSDFGLSKLLSRYDLNNNSTFSRIRGTRGYMAPEWVSNSPITSKVDVYSYGIVVLEMVTGKGAATGSKDESGGNTTEQKSLVEMVREKKKGGGKGKGISWMGEMIDPMLEGEYEEAEMEILIKLALQCVEEDKDSRPTMSNILEMLLRVHQNDH